The following coding sequences lie in one Micromonospora sp. R77 genomic window:
- a CDS encoding DinB family protein, translated as MTSSDQHRSSELADLLSTLQRHRGFLRHTVAGLDDEQAARRSTVSELCLGGLIKHVATVERSWTRFMVGGAEAMRSEPVDWVGQFRMADGETLAGLLDEFDRVAAETDELVGTLDLDVAHPLPEAPWFEPGASWSVRRVLLHLIAETAQHAGHADILRESIDGAKTMG; from the coding sequence ATGACCTCCAGCGACCAGCACCGCAGCAGCGAACTGGCCGACCTGCTCAGCACCCTGCAACGGCACCGGGGCTTCCTGAGACACACGGTGGCGGGGCTCGACGACGAGCAGGCCGCGCGCCGCAGCACGGTCAGCGAGCTCTGCCTCGGCGGCCTGATCAAGCACGTGGCGACGGTCGAGCGCAGCTGGACGCGCTTCATGGTCGGCGGAGCGGAGGCGATGCGGAGCGAGCCGGTCGACTGGGTCGGGCAGTTCCGGATGGCCGACGGCGAGACCCTCGCCGGCCTCCTCGACGAGTTCGACCGGGTGGCCGCCGAGACCGACGAGCTGGTCGGGACCCTCGACCTCGACGTCGCGCACCCGCTGCCGGAGGCGCCGTGGTTCGAGCCCGGGGCGAGCTGGTCGGTGCGCCGGGTGCTGCTGCACCTCATCGCCGAGACCGCACAGCACGCGGGGCACGCCGACATTCTCCGCGAGTCGATCGACGGGGCGAAGACGATGGGCTGA
- a CDS encoding DUF72 domain-containing protein, with the protein MGVIKVGTSSWADQLLVRSGWYPRAANTPAGRLGYYAERFGLVEVDTSYYAVPLPETADGWVAASPPGFTFDVKAFSLFTGHHTPVSMLPRDLRPAGGPTRIRWRDLPAGAYDELWGRFHAVLAPIAAADRLGAVLLQFPPWFARSAAAKRRITELAARCRPWRVSVELRHASWFTEDAVVDTVTFLGEHDLTYVCVDMPQGHASSVPPILTATADLAVVRFHGHSTAWESGDKQEKFRYAYGEQELGRWAELLTELADQCAELHVLMNNCCGDQAQRDAARLAGLLGVEAPGPRPAPVG; encoded by the coding sequence ATGGGTGTCATCAAGGTGGGCACGTCCTCGTGGGCGGATCAGCTGCTGGTCCGCTCCGGCTGGTACCCGCGCGCGGCCAACACCCCGGCCGGTCGGCTCGGCTACTACGCCGAGCGGTTCGGACTGGTCGAGGTGGACACGTCGTACTACGCCGTCCCGCTGCCGGAGACGGCCGACGGGTGGGTGGCGGCCAGCCCACCGGGCTTCACCTTCGACGTCAAGGCGTTCAGCCTCTTCACCGGCCACCACACCCCGGTCAGCATGCTGCCCCGGGACCTGCGACCGGCCGGCGGGCCGACCCGGATCCGCTGGCGCGACCTGCCCGCCGGGGCGTACGACGAGCTGTGGGGCCGGTTCCACGCGGTGCTGGCGCCGATCGCGGCGGCCGACCGGCTCGGCGCGGTGCTGTTGCAGTTCCCGCCGTGGTTCGCCCGCAGCGCCGCGGCCAAGCGGCGGATCACCGAACTGGCGGCGCGGTGCCGGCCGTGGCGGGTCAGCGTGGAGCTGCGGCACGCCTCCTGGTTCACCGAGGACGCGGTGGTGGACACGGTCACCTTCCTCGGCGAGCACGACCTGACGTACGTCTGCGTGGACATGCCGCAGGGCCACGCCTCCTCGGTGCCGCCGATCCTCACCGCCACCGCCGACCTCGCCGTGGTCCGGTTCCACGGCCACAGCACCGCCTGGGAGAGCGGCGACAAGCAGGAGAAGTTCCGGTACGCGTACGGCGAGCAGGAACTGGGCCGCTGGGCGGAGCTGCTGACCGAGCTGGCCGACCAGTGCGCCGAACTGCACGTGTTGATGAACAACTGCTGCGGCGACCAGGCGCAGCGGGACGCCGCGCGGCTCGCCGGGCTGCTCGGCGTCGAGGCCCCCGGCCCCCGGCCCGCGCCCGTCGGCTGA
- a CDS encoding GTPase activator: MPRRSDEGERMSEREKRDDATADHRDPAETRDAEEAHGGSMAPGLVDDTGHPVEPSALGAPGEDGTGS; encoded by the coding sequence GTGCCCAGGAGATCGGACGAGGGGGAGCGGATGAGCGAGCGGGAGAAGCGGGACGACGCGACGGCCGACCACCGGGACCCGGCGGAGACCCGGGACGCCGAGGAGGCGCACGGCGGCAGCATGGCCCCCGGCCTGGTGGACGACACCGGTCACCCGGTGGAGCCGTCCGCGCTGGGCGCACCGGGGGAGGACGGCACCGGCTCCTGA
- a CDS encoding alpha/beta fold hydrolase — MRRLVATTAAAGLILGGAVAGPAQAAPGARPAAAQVSYTPPPVAWGGCESPGLQRRGAECGFVEVPLDYAHPHGTTIKLAVSRIRHKTPDAQYQGIMLVNPGGPGGSGLTLSVLGEYVPNGAGDAYDWIGFDPRGVGSSQPALACDGDYFGHNRPFYVPATPNLEKTWLARSKGYAKACAAAGGDLLDHLKTTDSARDMDSIRKVLGRDQINYYGFSYGTYLGQVYATLFPQRVRRMVLDGNIDPRKVWYQANLDQDVAFDRNIKRYFDWVAKHDDVYHLGRTGRAVERLFYAQQLRLLKKPAGGVIGPDEWSDIFLQAGYYVFGWEDVARAFAGWVHDGDWQTLQELYDSSNPQGPGTDNGFAVYLGVQCTDVQWPTNWNRWRADNWRTFAKAPFETWGNAWFNAPCIWWDGQVGKPVQVDGRKIGGILLINETLDAATPYPGALEVRSRFPKAVLVEGVGGTTHSGSLSGVACVDDTIAAYLATGALPERVGGRRSDVQCDPVPQPDPAASARTAGPSRNPVDTDRRELQRLIGLR, encoded by the coding sequence ATGAGAAGACTCGTGGCGACCACCGCCGCCGCCGGGCTGATCCTCGGTGGCGCGGTTGCCGGTCCCGCACAGGCGGCGCCCGGGGCCCGACCCGCGGCCGCCCAGGTGTCCTACACCCCGCCGCCCGTCGCGTGGGGCGGGTGCGAGAGCCCCGGCCTGCAGCGCCGCGGCGCCGAGTGCGGGTTCGTCGAGGTGCCGCTCGACTACGCCCACCCGCACGGTACGACGATCAAGCTGGCCGTGTCCCGGATCCGGCACAAGACCCCGGACGCGCAGTACCAGGGCATCATGCTGGTCAACCCGGGTGGGCCGGGCGGCTCCGGCCTCACCCTGTCGGTGCTCGGCGAGTACGTGCCGAACGGCGCCGGCGACGCGTACGACTGGATCGGTTTCGACCCGCGCGGTGTCGGCTCCTCCCAGCCGGCGCTGGCCTGCGACGGCGACTACTTCGGCCACAACCGGCCGTTCTACGTGCCGGCCACGCCGAACCTGGAGAAGACCTGGCTGGCCCGCTCGAAGGGCTACGCGAAGGCGTGCGCGGCGGCCGGCGGCGACCTGCTGGACCACCTGAAGACCACCGACTCGGCCCGGGACATGGACAGCATCCGCAAGGTGCTGGGCCGGGACCAGATCAACTATTACGGCTTCTCGTACGGCACGTACCTGGGCCAGGTCTACGCGACGCTCTTCCCGCAGCGGGTCCGGCGGATGGTGCTGGACGGCAACATCGACCCGCGCAAGGTGTGGTACCAGGCCAACCTGGACCAGGACGTCGCCTTCGACCGGAACATCAAGCGCTACTTCGACTGGGTGGCGAAGCACGACGACGTCTACCACCTGGGCCGCACCGGTCGGGCGGTCGAACGGCTCTTCTACGCCCAGCAGCTCCGGCTGCTGAAGAAGCCGGCCGGCGGGGTGATCGGGCCGGACGAGTGGTCCGACATCTTCCTCCAGGCCGGCTACTACGTGTTCGGCTGGGAGGACGTGGCCCGGGCGTTCGCCGGCTGGGTGCACGACGGCGACTGGCAGACCCTGCAGGAGCTCTACGACAGCTCCAACCCGCAGGGCCCGGGCACGGACAACGGCTTCGCCGTCTACCTCGGGGTGCAGTGCACCGACGTGCAGTGGCCGACGAACTGGAACCGGTGGCGGGCCGACAACTGGCGGACCTTCGCCAAGGCGCCCTTCGAGACCTGGGGCAACGCCTGGTTCAACGCGCCGTGCATCTGGTGGGACGGCCAGGTCGGCAAGCCGGTGCAGGTCGACGGTCGCAAGATCGGCGGCATCCTGCTGATCAACGAGACCCTGGACGCGGCGACGCCGTACCCGGGCGCGTTGGAGGTGCGCAGCCGGTTCCCGAAGGCGGTGCTGGTCGAGGGCGTGGGTGGCACCACGCACTCCGGCTCGCTGAGCGGCGTGGCGTGCGTGGACGACACCATCGCGGCGTACCTGGCGACCGGCGCGCTGCCGGAGCGGGTCGGTGGCCGGCGTTCGGACGTGCAGTGTGATCCGGTGCCGCAGCCGGACCCGGCGGCCTCGGCCCGGACCGCAGGCCCGTCCCGGAACCCGGTCGACACCGACCGGCGGGAGCTGCAGCGGCTCATCGGCCTCCGCTGA
- a CDS encoding N-acetyltransferase, giving the protein MSDWQGEVRRASHDDAQLVTMILAEAFMRDPVSGWIFPDEAHRAQAHPAFFGEFVALALEAGEVHLAGDGAGATLWLPADGSEPGGDEPDLLATLEPTIGADAAKRFAVLDELMTANHPEQPHWYLPFIAVHPDHHGRGVGSALLRHQLTRLDERGSAAYLEASSPRNAALYERHGFGRREVTLDLPDGPSLYPMWRDPA; this is encoded by the coding sequence GTGTCTGATTGGCAGGGAGAGGTCCGGCGGGCGTCGCACGACGACGCGCAGCTGGTCACCATGATCCTGGCGGAAGCGTTCATGCGGGACCCGGTCAGCGGGTGGATCTTCCCCGACGAGGCGCACCGGGCGCAGGCCCACCCCGCCTTCTTCGGCGAGTTCGTGGCGCTGGCCCTGGAAGCCGGCGAGGTGCACCTGGCCGGCGACGGCGCCGGCGCCACCCTGTGGCTGCCGGCCGACGGCAGCGAGCCGGGCGGGGACGAGCCGGACCTGCTGGCGACGCTGGAGCCGACCATCGGCGCGGACGCGGCCAAGCGGTTCGCCGTGCTGGACGAGCTGATGACCGCGAACCACCCGGAGCAGCCGCACTGGTACCTGCCGTTCATCGCGGTGCACCCGGACCACCACGGCCGGGGCGTCGGTTCGGCGCTGCTGCGCCACCAGCTCACCCGGCTCGACGAGCGCGGTTCGGCCGCCTACCTGGAGGCCAGCTCGCCGCGGAACGCGGCCCTCTACGAGCGGCACGGCTTCGGCCGCCGGGAGGTCACCCTCGACCTGCCCGACGGCCCGAGCCTCTATCCGATGTGGCGCGACCCGGCCTGA
- a CDS encoding GPP34 family phosphoprotein codes for MTYHSAHSVYRLADALFLIGHDEFSGKPHGALDRLNCALAGAALAELIFERRVTIDNGGVIAVDRRLWQEPLTDLLVTEIIGREGVHPTRLWIRYLRDHLNIQERVGTRLATAGVVRREQGRALRRSVRWPAVDPNQAASPRVRLTALLMRQQRTELDAETLLLAALTGAVGLGSNVFDEQVSARMRDCRRFLPPPLDGLHGAVVAALDAATVAVRR; via the coding sequence ATGACCTACCACAGTGCACATTCCGTCTACCGGCTCGCCGATGCGTTGTTCCTGATCGGCCACGACGAGTTCTCCGGGAAGCCACACGGGGCCCTCGACCGGCTCAACTGCGCCCTGGCCGGCGCGGCACTCGCCGAGCTGATCTTCGAGCGTCGGGTCACCATCGACAACGGTGGGGTGATCGCGGTCGACCGGCGGCTCTGGCAGGAGCCGCTCACCGACCTCCTGGTGACCGAGATCATCGGCCGCGAGGGGGTGCACCCCACCCGGCTCTGGATCCGCTATCTGCGCGACCACCTGAACATCCAGGAGCGGGTCGGCACCCGGCTGGCGACCGCCGGGGTGGTCCGCCGGGAGCAGGGCCGCGCCCTGCGCCGCTCGGTCCGGTGGCCCGCGGTCGATCCCAACCAGGCGGCCTCGCCCCGGGTCCGCCTCACCGCCCTGCTGATGCGCCAGCAGCGCACCGAGCTGGACGCGGAGACCCTGCTGCTGGCGGCCCTGACCGGCGCGGTCGGCCTCGGGTCGAACGTCTTCGACGAGCAGGTGAGCGCGCGGATGCGCGACTGCCGCAGGTTCCTGCCGCCACCGCTGGACGGGCTGCACGGGGCGGTCGTCGCCGCCCTCGACGCCGCCACCGTCGCGGTACGCCGCTGA
- a CDS encoding APC family permease — protein sequence MSADPFFADSGLRRGRLGTAHLVFFTVAASAPLTVLGGGVTTTYAVTGNVGTALSFVLLAVVLAVFAVGYAAMSRYVANAGAFYAYIANGLGRAGGVAGSGIALAAYNAIQIGLYGLLGFVLKDFMASKFDLDLSWWVWAVMAWIVVGLLGVLRIDLNATVLAVLLGLECIVVLIFDVISFGHPAGGTVTFDGILPGNLFTAGFGAVFALGIAAFTGFESGAIYSEEVKDPRRTVARATYIAVAFTGLFYAFSAWSLTVLTGPENAAKASAEAGPGVIFGALGQYAGSAVADIANVLFVTSVLAALLSFHNGVARYLFALGRENVLPRFLGATSNRSGAPVAGSIVQSVLAIAVFMTFAVAGRDPLLDLFTWLSGSAAVGVVLLMTLTSASVVGFFRGRSGPESLWQRLIAPVLGTLLLGTVLVVMLVNFDALLAPDTAAYLKWLLPAIPMAAALIGLLWGVVLKSIRPEAYARIGRVAEEGLHEPGLHPVPEPERPLWAPASHR from the coding sequence TTGTCCGCCGATCCGTTCTTCGCCGACAGCGGCCTGCGCCGCGGTCGGCTCGGCACCGCCCATCTGGTGTTCTTCACCGTCGCCGCCTCCGCCCCGCTGACCGTGCTCGGTGGTGGCGTCACGACGACCTACGCCGTCACCGGCAACGTCGGCACGGCGCTCAGCTTCGTGCTGCTCGCCGTCGTGCTGGCCGTCTTCGCCGTCGGCTACGCGGCGATGAGCCGGTACGTGGCCAACGCCGGCGCCTTCTACGCGTACATCGCCAACGGTCTCGGTCGCGCGGGGGGCGTGGCCGGCTCCGGCATCGCGCTGGCCGCCTACAACGCCATCCAGATCGGCCTCTACGGCCTGCTCGGCTTCGTCCTCAAGGACTTCATGGCCAGCAAGTTCGACCTCGACCTGTCCTGGTGGGTCTGGGCCGTGATGGCCTGGATCGTCGTCGGCCTCCTCGGCGTCCTGCGGATCGACCTGAACGCCACCGTGCTGGCCGTCCTGCTCGGCCTGGAGTGCATCGTCGTGCTCATCTTCGACGTGATCTCCTTCGGTCACCCGGCCGGCGGCACGGTCACCTTCGACGGCATCCTGCCCGGCAACCTCTTCACCGCCGGCTTCGGCGCGGTCTTCGCGCTCGGCATCGCGGCCTTCACCGGCTTCGAGAGTGGCGCCATCTACAGCGAGGAGGTCAAGGACCCGCGGCGCACCGTGGCCCGGGCCACCTACATCGCGGTCGCCTTCACCGGTCTCTTCTACGCCTTCTCGGCCTGGTCGCTGACCGTCCTCACCGGTCCGGAGAACGCCGCCAAGGCGTCCGCCGAGGCGGGCCCCGGTGTGATCTTCGGCGCACTCGGCCAGTACGCCGGCAGCGCCGTCGCGGACATCGCGAACGTCCTCTTCGTCACCTCGGTGCTGGCCGCCCTGCTGTCGTTCCACAACGGCGTGGCCCGTTACCTGTTCGCGCTGGGCCGGGAGAACGTGCTGCCGCGCTTCCTGGGCGCCACCTCGAACCGGTCCGGTGCCCCGGTCGCCGGCTCGATCGTGCAGAGCGTGCTGGCGATCGCCGTCTTCATGACGTTCGCTGTCGCCGGCCGGGACCCGCTGCTCGACCTGTTCACCTGGCTCTCCGGCTCGGCGGCGGTCGGCGTGGTGCTGCTGATGACGCTGACCTCGGCCTCGGTGGTCGGTTTCTTCCGGGGCCGCTCCGGACCGGAGTCGCTGTGGCAGCGGCTCATCGCCCCGGTTCTCGGCACCCTGCTGCTGGGCACCGTCCTCGTCGTGATGCTGGTCAACTTCGACGCGCTGCTGGCGCCGGACACCGCCGCGTACCTGAAGTGGCTGCTGCCGGCCATCCCGATGGCCGCCGCGCTGATCGGCCTGCTCTGGGGCGTCGTGCTGAAGTCCATCCGGCCCGAGGCGTACGCCCGGATCGGCCGGGTCGCGGAGGAGGGCCTGCACGAGCCGGGCCTGCACCCCGTGCCCGAGCCGGAGCGGCCGCTCTGGGCTCCGGCCAGCCACCGCTGA
- a CDS encoding SGNH/GDSL hydrolase family protein gives MPRRLLPALGSLTAGLLLALGLAAPASAAGTDYAALGDSYSSGVGTNNYDGTSGSCLRSPQSYPRLWVNSHTVASFQFVACSGATTREVLNNQLGALNSGTDLVTISIGGNDAGFANVVTTCRLGSDSSCLSAVNTAKAYISNTLPGRLDETYRAIRSRAPGARVVVLGYPRLFELGSCGFGSISEYKRSLLNGGSDTMSGVISARAGAAGFSYVDVRGRFAGHGVCASTPWINGTTFPVVESYHPKAAGYSGGYLPALAAATG, from the coding sequence ATGCCCCGTCGCCTGCTCCCCGCCCTCGGCAGCCTCACCGCCGGGCTCCTGCTCGCCCTCGGCCTCGCCGCCCCCGCCTCCGCCGCCGGCACCGACTACGCCGCCCTCGGCGACTCCTACTCCTCCGGCGTCGGCACCAACAACTACGACGGCACCAGCGGCTCCTGCCTGCGCAGCCCGCAGTCGTACCCGCGGCTCTGGGTGAACAGCCACACCGTGGCCAGCTTCCAGTTCGTCGCCTGCTCCGGGGCCACCACCCGGGAGGTGCTGAACAACCAGCTCGGCGCGTTGAACTCCGGCACCGACCTGGTCACCATCTCCATCGGCGGCAACGACGCCGGCTTCGCCAACGTGGTGACCACCTGCCGGCTGGGCAGCGACAGCAGCTGCCTGAGCGCGGTGAACACGGCCAAGGCGTACATCAGCAACACCCTGCCGGGACGGCTGGACGAGACGTACCGGGCGATCCGCAGCCGGGCACCCGGTGCCCGGGTGGTGGTGCTGGGCTACCCACGCCTGTTCGAGCTGGGCTCCTGCGGCTTCGGCAGCATCAGCGAGTACAAGCGGAGCCTGCTCAACGGCGGCTCGGACACCATGTCCGGGGTGATCTCCGCCCGGGCCGGCGCGGCCGGGTTCAGCTACGTCGACGTACGCGGCCGGTTCGCCGGGCACGGGGTCTGTGCGTCCACCCCGTGGATCAACGGGACCACCTTCCCGGTCGTCGAGTCGTACCACCCGAAGGCCGCCGGGTACTCCGGCGGCTACCTGCCGGCGCTCGCCGCGGCAACCGGCTGA
- a CDS encoding SIS domain-containing protein, with protein sequence MTHLDTLDAHLSGLAAALLPYRREAERLADWGTELAWTLARGGRLLVAGNGGSAAEAQHLTAELVGKLRDDREPLSAIALHAETSAMTAIGNDYGYDEVFARQVRAHGRPHDILLLLSTSGTSTNLLTAAQAGHDTGLRCWAFTGPSPNPLAQLCHEVLAVPSPDSQVVQELHLVSSHLLCEYVDQALPLVRQLPTSAVGGLRAVGRHRRGAPARSLAGVGLPDGLNGHGTNGLGPTATAPTATG encoded by the coding sequence ATGACCCATCTGGACACCCTCGACGCGCACCTGTCCGGGCTGGCGGCGGCGCTGCTGCCGTACCGGCGGGAGGCCGAGCGGCTGGCCGACTGGGGCACCGAACTGGCCTGGACCCTGGCCCGGGGCGGCCGGCTGCTGGTGGCCGGCAACGGCGGCAGCGCCGCCGAGGCCCAACACCTCACCGCCGAACTCGTCGGCAAACTCCGCGACGACCGCGAACCACTCTCCGCCATCGCCCTGCACGCCGAAACCAGCGCCATGACCGCCATCGGCAACGACTACGGCTACGACGAGGTCTTCGCCCGCCAGGTCCGCGCCCACGGCCGACCCCACGACATCCTCCTGCTCCTGTCCACCAGCGGCACCAGCACCAACCTCCTCACCGCCGCCCAGGCCGGACACGACACCGGACTCCGCTGCTGGGCCTTCACCGGGCCCAGCCCCAACCCCCTCGCCCAGCTGTGCCACGAGGTGCTGGCCGTGCCGTCGCCGGACAGCCAGGTCGTGCAGGAGCTGCACCTGGTCTCCAGCCACCTGCTCTGCGAGTACGTCGACCAGGCCCTGCCGCTGGTCCGGCAGCTCCCGACGTCCGCGGTCGGCGGCCTTCGCGCCGTGGGGCGACACCGGCGCGGAGCGCCGGCCCGGTCCCTGGCCGGCGTCGGCCTGCCCGACGGCCTCAACGGCCACGGCACGAACGGGCTCGGCCCAACGGCCACGGCACCAACGGCCACGGGCTGA
- a CDS encoding glycosyltransferase, giving the protein MRIAMISEHASPLAVLGEEDAGGQNTHVAELASALVGEGHDVRVYTRRDAAGLAESVSTPAGYQVWHVPAGPARRVPKDELLPYMGEFGSWLADRWRHGDWTPDVAHAHFWMSGLATVHAGRRAGVPTVLTYHALGAVKRRHQGSRDTSPPGRVGYERALGRAVDRVIVQCEDEVGELVRLGVPRSRMALVPSGVNQEVFRPDGPVAPRDPARPRILTVGRMVERKGFLEVVRALPAVPEAECVVVGGPPAELLPADSFARRLRAIAESCGVADRVKLVGAVPREEMAAWYRSADVLVAAPWYEPFGLTPLESMACGVPVIGTNVGGIADTVVDGLTGDLVPPRDPRALGTAIRRLLADKVRRFAYATAALDRIRSRYSWKRCAEQLSAVYASVSTVARPAPAVA; this is encoded by the coding sequence ATGCGCATCGCGATGATTTCGGAGCACGCCAGCCCGCTCGCCGTCCTCGGCGAGGAGGACGCCGGCGGTCAGAACACCCACGTGGCGGAACTCGCCTCCGCGCTGGTCGGCGAGGGGCACGACGTTCGCGTCTACACCCGCCGCGACGCGGCAGGGCTCGCCGAGTCGGTGTCCACGCCGGCCGGCTACCAGGTGTGGCACGTGCCGGCCGGCCCCGCCCGGCGGGTGCCCAAGGACGAACTGCTGCCCTACATGGGCGAGTTCGGCAGCTGGCTGGCCGACCGGTGGCGGCACGGGGACTGGACCCCCGACGTGGCGCACGCGCACTTCTGGATGAGCGGCCTGGCCACCGTGCACGCCGGGCGGCGGGCCGGGGTGCCGACCGTGCTGACGTACCACGCGCTGGGCGCGGTGAAGCGCCGCCACCAGGGCTCCCGGGACACCAGCCCACCAGGACGGGTCGGCTACGAGCGGGCGCTCGGCCGGGCCGTCGACCGGGTCATCGTGCAGTGCGAGGACGAGGTGGGTGAGCTGGTCCGGCTGGGTGTGCCCCGGTCCCGGATGGCGCTGGTCCCCTCCGGCGTCAACCAGGAGGTGTTCCGCCCCGACGGTCCGGTCGCCCCGCGCGACCCGGCCCGGCCGCGGATCCTCACCGTCGGCCGGATGGTGGAACGCAAGGGCTTCCTGGAGGTCGTCCGGGCGCTGCCGGCCGTCCCCGAGGCCGAGTGCGTGGTGGTCGGCGGCCCGCCGGCGGAGCTGCTCCCCGCCGACTCGTTCGCCCGCCGGCTGCGCGCCATCGCCGAGTCCTGCGGCGTCGCCGACCGGGTGAAGCTGGTCGGCGCGGTGCCCCGCGAGGAGATGGCCGCCTGGTACCGCTCGGCCGACGTGCTGGTCGCCGCCCCCTGGTACGAGCCGTTCGGGCTCACCCCGCTGGAGAGCATGGCCTGCGGCGTGCCGGTGATCGGCACGAACGTCGGTGGCATCGCCGACACCGTGGTCGACGGGCTCACCGGCGACCTGGTGCCGCCGCGCGACCCCCGCGCACTGGGCACCGCGATCCGCCGGCTGCTCGCCGACAAGGTGCGCCGGTTCGCGTACGCCACGGCGGCGCTGGACCGGATCCGCAGCCGCTACTCGTGGAAGCGCTGCGCCGAGCAGCTCAGCGCGGTCTACGCCTCGGTGAGCACCGTCGCCCGACCGGCCCCGGCGGTGGCCTGA